In Thermosynechococcus sichuanensis E542, a single genomic region encodes these proteins:
- the glyS gene encoding glycine--tRNA ligase subunit beta: MPKSSPHTFLLEVGTEDLPARFVSSALSQWHTLIPQTLKEQGLTGEVKVWATPRRLAVLIEGLPPQQPDQAIEIKGPAASVAFREGEPTPALWGFLRSRQGRLEDIEIRPTEKGEVVYLKQVRPGQPTPQLLTELVQQWITALEGARFMRWGDGDLRFSRPIRWLVLLWEDQVLPLVLESHSVRIASDRTTYGHRVLSQGAIVLNHAQDYEAALEKAGVVVNPEVRQQRIREQITTLAQEAGGWVDLEVPLLEEVTHLVEWPTAVLGSFEARFLALPLEVITTVLVSHQRYFPVYTDATRQALLPVFITISNGDPAATPLIRAGNERVIRARLADAEFFYKADTAQPLEHYCNKLATVTFQDELGSMADKVERLTALARQIATALNCAAADVAAIERTACLCKADLVTQMVGEFPELQGYMGQVYATVCGEDPAVATGIFEHYLPRFAGDRPPQSLTGQVVGLADRLDTLVCLFGIGLCPTGSSDPFALRRAANAVITILWQGEHHLDLLALLQKYAQAFCRQFTAKLSAADLKQQLRQFFSQRLRTLLQEDLGIEYDLVNAVIAEDQPELQTRALRDVVDARDRAQFLQKLRQSGDLMAIYPTVNRAARLARQGTLGTDCLNIRAVKAKHLEAPIEKEFYAALKDILPRVQQAQEQRAYGEIVAALVSLAPIVSRFFDGEESVLVMAEDATVRANRLALLGLLRNCAAIIGDFGAIVQTESIPSAS, encoded by the coding sequence ATGCCCAAGTCATCACCGCATACGTTCCTCTTGGAGGTGGGAACTGAGGATCTCCCCGCCCGCTTTGTCAGTAGCGCCCTGTCCCAGTGGCACACCCTGATTCCCCAAACCCTCAAGGAACAGGGACTAACGGGAGAAGTCAAGGTCTGGGCGACACCGCGCCGCTTAGCCGTACTGATCGAGGGGTTACCGCCCCAGCAACCCGATCAAGCGATTGAAATCAAAGGGCCAGCAGCCAGCGTGGCCTTTCGGGAGGGGGAACCCACCCCTGCCCTATGGGGGTTCCTGCGATCGCGCCAAGGTCGCCTCGAGGACATCGAAATCCGCCCCACCGAAAAAGGGGAGGTGGTCTATCTCAAGCAAGTCCGCCCTGGCCAACCCACACCCCAACTATTGACCGAGTTGGTGCAGCAGTGGATTACTGCCCTTGAGGGTGCCCGCTTTATGCGCTGGGGGGATGGGGATTTGCGCTTTTCGCGTCCCATTCGTTGGCTGGTGCTGCTGTGGGAGGATCAGGTGCTGCCCTTGGTCTTGGAGAGCCATTCCGTGCGCATTGCCAGCGATCGCACCACCTATGGCCATCGCGTGCTTTCCCAAGGAGCCATTGTCCTCAACCATGCCCAAGACTATGAAGCTGCCCTTGAAAAGGCAGGGGTCGTAGTGAATCCAGAAGTCCGCCAGCAACGAATTCGCGAGCAAATTACCACTCTTGCTCAAGAAGCAGGCGGATGGGTGGATTTAGAGGTGCCCCTTTTGGAGGAAGTGACCCACCTCGTGGAATGGCCAACGGCGGTGTTGGGGAGTTTTGAAGCGCGGTTTCTTGCCCTGCCTCTTGAGGTGATTACCACCGTATTGGTGTCCCATCAGCGGTATTTTCCTGTTTACACCGATGCCACTCGCCAAGCCCTGCTCCCCGTGTTCATCACCATTAGCAATGGCGATCCTGCGGCCACCCCCTTGATTCGTGCCGGGAATGAGCGGGTGATTCGTGCCCGTCTTGCGGATGCTGAGTTCTTCTACAAGGCGGATACGGCACAGCCCCTAGAGCACTACTGCAACAAACTAGCCACGGTCACCTTCCAAGATGAATTGGGATCCATGGCCGATAAAGTGGAGCGGCTAACCGCACTGGCTCGCCAAATTGCCACCGCCTTAAATTGTGCGGCTGCGGACGTTGCTGCCATTGAACGCACAGCCTGCCTCTGCAAAGCGGATCTGGTGACGCAGATGGTGGGGGAATTTCCTGAACTTCAGGGCTACATGGGTCAAGTGTATGCCACGGTCTGCGGGGAAGACCCAGCGGTGGCCACGGGGATTTTTGAACATTATCTGCCTCGTTTTGCTGGCGATCGCCCCCCCCAAAGTCTCACGGGTCAGGTGGTGGGATTGGCCGATCGCTTGGATACCTTGGTTTGCCTTTTTGGCATCGGCCTGTGTCCCACGGGTTCATCAGATCCCTTTGCCCTACGGCGGGCTGCCAATGCCGTAATCACCATTCTCTGGCAGGGGGAACATCACTTGGATCTCCTCGCTCTGCTCCAGAAGTATGCCCAAGCCTTTTGTCGCCAATTTACTGCCAAGCTCAGTGCCGCTGACTTAAAGCAGCAACTGCGGCAGTTTTTTAGCCAACGGCTGCGAACCTTACTGCAAGAAGATTTGGGTATTGAGTATGACTTGGTGAATGCTGTCATTGCAGAGGATCAGCCGGAGTTGCAGACTCGTGCCCTCAGGGATGTGGTGGATGCCCGCGATCGCGCCCAATTTCTACAAAAACTGCGGCAATCCGGTGACCTGATGGCCATTTACCCGACGGTAAACCGCGCTGCTCGCTTGGCACGCCAAGGCACCCTAGGGACAGACTGCCTGAATATCCGCGCCGTCAAGGCCAAGCACCTCGAAGCCCCCATTGAAAAGGAATTCTATGCTGCCCTCAAAGACATCTTGCCAAGGGTGCAACAGGCGCAGGAGCAGCGTGCCTATGGGGAAATTGTGGCTGCCTTAGTCTCCCTTGCCCCGATTGTCAGTCGCTTCTTCGATGGCGAGGAAAGTGTCCTAGTGATGGCAGAGGATGCAACCGTGCGTGCCAATCGCTTAGCGCTCCTTGGTTTGTTGCGCAACTGTGCGGCAATTATTGGCGATTTTGGGGCGATCGTCCAAACGGAGAGCATTCCGTCAGCCTCATAG
- a CDS encoding polyribonucleotide nucleotidyltransferase: MKGLEKIIPLDGRDIKVVLQKFAPQAAGSILISSGETAVLVTANRAAPREGIDFLPLVVDYEERLYAAGRIPGGFLRREGRPPEKAILIGRLIDRPLRPLFPQWLRDDLQVVATTVSLDENVPPDVLAVTGASIAVLLAQIPFNGPMAAVRVGLVGDEFVINPTYKEIERGGLDLVVAGSPDGVVMVEAGANELPEADMIEAIDFGYEVIQDLIQAQRDLLKELGIDIVKAEPPAIDPTLENFIYDRAVEPVKAILKRFEKDKNVRDAALDEVQGAIAQDIAALPEDHPVAVAAAENPKALPTLFKAVTKKLMRQQIIEEGVRVDGRRLDEVRPIWCEVGVLPERVHGSALFNRGLTQVMSVTTLGSPADAQALDDLHPEDSKRYLHHYNFPPYSVGEVKPLRSPGRREIGHGALAERALEPVIPPKEEFPYVIRVVSEVLSSDGSTSMGSVCGSTLSLMDAGVPIRKPVSGAAMGLIKEGNEVRILTDIQGIEDFLGDMDFKVAGTDSGITALQMDMKITGLPVAVIKQAIEQARPARLHILEKMLAVLDKPRPQLPPSAPRLLTLQIPPDMIGLVIGPGGKTVRGISEQYNVKVDISEEGLVTITAPNETNAKQARAAIEGLTRKLNAGDVYLGRVTRIIPIGAFVEFLPGKEGMIHISQLAEYRVGKVEDEVKIGDEIVVKIREVDSKGRINLTRLGIHPDEAEAARSSAVF; this comes from the coding sequence ATGAAGGGTCTAGAAAAGATTATCCCCCTAGATGGTCGGGATATTAAGGTAGTATTGCAAAAATTTGCCCCCCAAGCCGCCGGTTCCATTCTCATTAGTTCAGGGGAAACGGCTGTACTGGTGACGGCGAATCGTGCCGCCCCGCGCGAAGGCATTGATTTTTTACCCCTTGTGGTGGATTACGAAGAGCGCCTCTATGCTGCTGGGCGAATTCCCGGCGGTTTTTTACGGCGTGAGGGTCGTCCCCCCGAAAAAGCCATTCTCATTGGTCGTCTGATTGATCGACCGCTGCGCCCCCTCTTTCCCCAATGGTTGCGGGATGATCTGCAAGTAGTGGCAACGACGGTCTCCCTCGATGAAAATGTTCCCCCCGATGTCTTGGCAGTAACGGGCGCCTCGATCGCCGTTCTCTTGGCGCAAATTCCCTTTAATGGTCCAATGGCGGCGGTGCGGGTGGGTCTCGTGGGGGATGAATTTGTTATCAACCCGACGTACAAAGAAATTGAGCGCGGTGGCTTAGATCTAGTCGTGGCCGGTTCTCCCGATGGTGTGGTGATGGTGGAAGCTGGTGCCAATGAACTGCCCGAAGCCGACATGATTGAGGCCATTGACTTTGGCTATGAGGTGATCCAAGACCTGATTCAAGCGCAGCGGGATCTCCTTAAGGAACTGGGCATTGACATTGTCAAAGCTGAACCGCCCGCGATCGACCCCACGTTGGAAAACTTCATCTACGATCGCGCCGTTGAACCGGTCAAAGCCATTCTCAAACGCTTTGAAAAGGACAAAAATGTTCGCGATGCTGCCCTCGATGAGGTGCAAGGGGCGATCGCCCAAGACATTGCAGCCCTGCCCGAGGATCACCCAGTGGCGGTGGCGGCGGCGGAAAACCCCAAAGCCCTGCCCACGCTCTTTAAGGCCGTGACGAAAAAACTCATGCGGCAGCAAATCATTGAGGAGGGGGTGCGAGTGGATGGCCGCCGTCTCGATGAAGTGCGACCCATTTGGTGTGAGGTGGGGGTTCTACCAGAGCGGGTTCACGGCAGTGCCCTCTTTAATCGCGGCTTGACACAGGTCATGTCTGTCACTACCCTCGGTTCTCCTGCCGATGCCCAAGCCCTTGATGACCTGCATCCCGAGGACAGCAAGCGGTATCTGCACCACTACAACTTTCCTCCCTACTCTGTGGGTGAAGTCAAACCCCTGCGATCGCCCGGGCGGCGCGAAATTGGCCATGGTGCCCTTGCGGAGCGCGCCCTTGAACCGGTGATTCCCCCCAAAGAGGAGTTTCCCTACGTGATCCGCGTGGTGTCGGAGGTGCTTTCTTCCGATGGTTCTACGTCCATGGGATCTGTCTGTGGCTCCACCCTCTCGTTGATGGATGCGGGGGTACCAATCCGCAAGCCCGTCAGTGGTGCGGCCATGGGTCTGATCAAGGAGGGCAATGAGGTGCGCATCCTCACCGACATTCAGGGGATTGAAGATTTCCTTGGCGACATGGACTTCAAGGTGGCTGGCACCGATAGCGGCATCACTGCCCTGCAAATGGATATGAAAATTACTGGCTTGCCCGTTGCCGTGATCAAGCAGGCGATCGAACAGGCCCGTCCGGCACGGCTCCATATCCTTGAGAAAATGCTGGCGGTGCTCGACAAACCCCGTCCACAACTACCCCCCAGTGCGCCACGGCTGCTGACGTTGCAAATTCCCCCCGATATGATTGGCCTTGTCATTGGGCCAGGGGGTAAAACCGTGCGCGGTATCTCTGAGCAATACAACGTCAAAGTGGACATTAGCGAAGAGGGTCTGGTCACCATTACCGCCCCCAATGAAACCAATGCCAAGCAGGCACGCGCTGCCATTGAGGGTCTCACGCGAAAGCTCAACGCCGGTGATGTCTATCTAGGCAGGGTGACGCGGATTATTCCCATTGGTGCCTTTGTCGAGTTTCTCCCCGGCAAAGAGGGGATGATCCACATTTCCCAGTTGGCGGAGTATCGCGTCGGCAAAGTCGAGGACGAAGTGAAAATTGGCGATGAAATTGTTGTCAAAATCCGTGAGGTGGACAGCAAAGGCCGCATTAACCTCACCCGCCTAGGGATTCATCCCGACGAGGCCGAAGCCGCCCGCAGTAGCGCAGTTTTCTAG
- the menA gene encoding 2-carboxy-1,4-naphthoquinone phytyltransferase: MASPSESIDRSRLWWAAIKLPMYSVAVMPIWLGTAVAIAETGKVHWWSFGLFLTAAVLILVWLNLSNDVFDAETGIDRHKYHSVVNLTGKKELIFWLSNVCLLLGLLGIVAISWLQQDATVLGLVLLCCALGYSYQGPPFRLGYLGLGEPICFICFGPLAIAAAYYSQVQTFSPSIWPVAILNGLTTTLILFCSHFHQVADDLAAGKRSPVVRLGTARSAQLVYGACGLFYGVLLASVAWEILPWPTLLALSSLPWAIYLCQRMAQFHSVPEQIKNSKFIAVQLHFWSSLLLGVGYLL, encoded by the coding sequence ATGGCTAGTCCGTCAGAATCGATAGATCGCTCCCGTTTGTGGTGGGCGGCAATTAAACTTCCCATGTACAGTGTGGCGGTGATGCCCATTTGGTTGGGCACGGCAGTGGCGATCGCCGAGACGGGCAAGGTGCACTGGTGGTCTTTTGGGTTGTTTCTGACAGCGGCAGTGCTGATTTTGGTTTGGTTGAATCTCAGTAATGATGTGTTTGATGCCGAGACAGGGATCGATCGCCACAAGTACCATTCGGTCGTCAATCTCACAGGCAAAAAGGAACTGATCTTTTGGCTGAGCAACGTCTGCTTACTTTTGGGGCTACTGGGGATTGTAGCCATTAGTTGGTTGCAACAGGATGCAACGGTTTTAGGGTTAGTATTGCTCTGCTGTGCCCTCGGCTACAGCTACCAAGGCCCGCCCTTTCGCTTGGGCTATTTGGGCTTGGGGGAGCCGATTTGTTTTATCTGCTTTGGACCGTTGGCGATCGCTGCCGCCTACTATAGCCAAGTACAAACCTTTAGCCCCAGTATTTGGCCGGTGGCTATCCTCAATGGTCTGACGACAACGCTGATTCTCTTTTGCTCTCACTTTCACCAAGTGGCGGATGATCTAGCGGCCGGCAAACGTTCCCCAGTTGTGCGCCTAGGGACAGCTCGCAGTGCCCAATTAGTCTATGGTGCCTGTGGTCTTTTTTATGGGGTGTTGCTGGCCAGTGTCGCTTGGGAAATCCTGCCGTGGCCAACACTGCTGGCGTTGAGTTCACTGCCTTGGGCGATTTATTTGTGCCAGCGGATGGCGCAATTTCACAGTGTGCCTGAGCAGATTAAGAACTCGAAGTTTATTGCCGTGCAACTGCATTTTTGGAGTAGCTTGCTCTTGGGAGTGGGCTACTTGCTTTGA
- a CDS encoding DUF5340 domain-containing protein — protein sequence MTLSSAPPGEVPVPAHIHYELVLQILEQVSLPALPPNSSGYQQLHSAVIHLRKALRLQKQFEEEWQLAGGSVEYQWSLNRDRPPSQSK from the coding sequence GTGACTCTTTCTTCTGCCCCCCCCGGTGAGGTTCCTGTTCCTGCCCATATTCATTACGAGCTAGTGTTGCAAATTTTAGAACAGGTCTCCTTACCTGCTCTTCCCCCCAACTCCAGTGGCTATCAACAGCTCCACAGTGCGGTCATTCATCTGCGCAAAGCCCTGCGGCTGCAAAAGCAGTTTGAGGAGGAATGGCAATTGGCAGGTGGCAGTGTCGAGTACCAGTGGTCGCTGAATCGCGATCGCCCTCCATCTCAAAGCAAGTAG
- a CDS encoding GNAT family N-acetyltransferase: protein MGIDDIAPVFHLGEELFTSDLYPSLYRIWDEWEVIGFYNTDPEYCLVAEADSQVAGFILGTIISKAPWVYGYINWLGVHPQYQRRGIADKLVDKLIERMIEEGARFMLVDTDPANTPAVKFFTRKGFGNPRRHVFFSLNLTKHEIYGRLIAYERDRSERLTYRRPRRR from the coding sequence ATGGGCATTGATGACATTGCCCCTGTATTTCACCTTGGCGAGGAACTTTTCACCAGTGATCTATACCCCTCGCTTTATCGCATCTGGGATGAGTGGGAGGTCATTGGTTTCTACAACACCGATCCAGAATACTGTCTGGTGGCCGAAGCTGACTCGCAAGTGGCAGGGTTTATCCTAGGCACAATTATTAGCAAAGCCCCTTGGGTCTATGGCTACATTAACTGGCTGGGGGTACATCCGCAGTATCAACGGCGGGGCATTGCCGACAAGCTGGTGGATAAGCTCATTGAACGCATGATTGAAGAGGGTGCACGGTTTATGCTGGTGGACACTGACCCTGCTAATACTCCCGCCGTGAAGTTTTTTACCCGTAAGGGCTTTGGCAATCCTCGGCGACATGTCTTTTTTTCGTTAAACTTAACCAAGCATGAAATCTATGGCCGGCTCATTGCCTACGAGCGCGATCGCTCCGAGCGATTGACCTATCGCCGTCCCCGCCGTCGTTAG
- a CDS encoding NAD(P)H-dependent oxidoreductase, with protein sequence MTETPISPTTVLQQLQWRYATKKFDPDRKIPADLWQTLLQSLVLAPSSFGLQPWKFYVIETPELRQALLPHTWNQRQVVDASHLVVFAIKTNLNATDVDRYLARQAEVQQTAVENLQKYGDLVKGFLQSPPYPLNVDEWSARQVYIALGQFMVTAALLGIDTCPMEGFLPQEYDRILDLPAQGYHAVVLCAAGYRAADDNYATLPKVRYPLEAVVEVR encoded by the coding sequence ATGACTGAAACGCCGATTTCACCAACAACGGTTTTGCAACAACTGCAATGGCGCTACGCCACGAAAAAATTTGACCCCGATCGCAAAATTCCTGCGGATTTATGGCAAACGCTTCTACAAAGTCTAGTACTAGCTCCTTCTTCCTTTGGTCTGCAACCATGGAAGTTTTACGTCATCGAGACGCCTGAGCTGCGCCAAGCCCTGCTCCCCCACACTTGGAATCAGCGGCAGGTGGTGGATGCTTCCCACTTAGTGGTGTTTGCCATTAAAACTAATCTCAATGCTACGGATGTCGATCGCTACCTTGCGCGGCAAGCGGAAGTCCAGCAAACCGCAGTAGAAAATCTGCAAAAATACGGGGATTTGGTTAAGGGCTTTTTGCAGTCACCCCCCTACCCCCTCAATGTTGATGAATGGTCAGCCCGCCAAGTCTATATTGCTTTGGGGCAGTTTATGGTGACGGCGGCTCTGCTGGGCATTGACACCTGCCCGATGGAGGGCTTTCTGCCGCAGGAATATGATCGTATTCTCGATCTACCTGCCCAGGGCTATCATGCAGTCGTTCTGTGTGCGGCGGGCTATCGTGCGGCCGATGACAACTACGCGACTTTGCCCAAGGTGCGCTATCCCCTAGAGGCGGTTGTGGAAGTGCGCTAA
- the thrS gene encoding threonine--tRNA ligase, whose protein sequence is MPESAAAPIHLPKTSESERLKRIRHTTSHILAMAVQKLFPKAQVTIGPWIENGFYYDFDHPEPFSEKDLKLIEKEMVKIIKRKLPVIREEVTREEAERRIRELGEPYKLEILQDLEEPITIYHLGDEWWDLCAGPHVENTGEINPKAIALESVAGAYWRGDETKAQLQRIYGTAWETPEQLAEYKRRKEEALRRDHRKLGKELGLFIFADPVGPGLPLWTPKGTILRSTLEDFLKKEQLKRGYLPVVTPHIARVDLFKTSGHWQKYKEDMFPLMAEDTEAAAHEQGFVLKPMNCPFHIQIYKSELRSYRDLPLRLAEFGTVYRYEQSGELGGLTRVRGFTVDDSHLFVTPEQLDVEFLNVVDLILSVFRCLRLNKFKARLSFRDPKSDKYIGSDEAWSKAESAIQRAVEQLGMEHFLGIGEAAFYGPKLDFIFEDALGREWQLGTVQVDYNLPERFDLEYVAEDNTRRRPVMIHRAPFGSLERLIGILIEEYAGDFPFWLAPEQVRLLPVGDEQRPYAERVAAQLREQGVRVSVDRSGDRLGKQIRNAETQKIPVMGIIGAKEVESETVSIRTRADGDVGAFPVRELIEKLTSAMTAMNANIQWQ, encoded by the coding sequence ATGCCAGAGTCTGCTGCTGCCCCTATCCACCTCCCCAAAACCAGTGAGTCGGAGCGGCTTAAGCGTATTCGCCACACCACGTCCCATATCTTGGCAATGGCAGTCCAGAAGCTGTTTCCCAAGGCACAGGTGACGATCGGTCCTTGGATTGAGAATGGGTTTTATTACGATTTTGACCATCCAGAACCCTTCAGCGAAAAAGACCTAAAGCTGATTGAAAAGGAGATGGTCAAGATCATTAAGCGCAAGTTGCCGGTGATCCGCGAGGAAGTGACCCGTGAGGAGGCCGAGCGCCGCATTCGGGAGCTAGGGGAACCCTACAAGCTAGAAATTCTCCAAGACCTCGAGGAGCCAATTACGATTTACCACTTGGGGGATGAGTGGTGGGATCTCTGTGCCGGGCCCCACGTTGAAAATACGGGCGAGATTAACCCCAAGGCGATCGCCCTTGAAAGTGTTGCCGGTGCCTACTGGCGCGGCGATGAAACCAAAGCCCAACTTCAGCGCATCTACGGTACCGCATGGGAAACTCCAGAACAACTGGCGGAATATAAACGCCGCAAAGAAGAAGCCCTCCGCCGCGATCACCGCAAACTGGGCAAGGAACTGGGACTCTTTATCTTTGCAGATCCAGTCGGGCCAGGCCTGCCTCTATGGACACCCAAGGGAACGATTCTGCGCTCAACCTTGGAGGACTTTCTTAAGAAGGAGCAACTCAAGCGCGGTTATCTCCCCGTGGTGACGCCCCACATTGCCCGGGTGGATCTGTTTAAGACCTCTGGCCACTGGCAAAAGTACAAGGAGGATATGTTCCCCCTGATGGCGGAAGATACTGAGGCCGCCGCCCACGAGCAAGGGTTTGTCCTCAAGCCCATGAACTGCCCCTTCCACATTCAAATCTATAAAAGCGAGTTGCGCTCCTACCGCGACTTGCCCCTACGGTTGGCGGAGTTTGGTACCGTCTATCGCTATGAGCAGTCGGGAGAATTGGGGGGCTTGACGCGGGTGCGGGGCTTTACGGTGGATGACTCCCACCTTTTTGTTACGCCTGAGCAGTTGGATGTTGAGTTTTTGAATGTGGTTGATCTGATTCTCTCGGTCTTTCGCTGTTTGCGGTTGAATAAATTCAAGGCACGGCTAAGTTTCCGCGATCCCAAATCCGACAAGTACATTGGCTCCGATGAGGCTTGGTCAAAGGCTGAGTCCGCAATTCAGCGAGCTGTGGAACAGTTGGGCATGGAGCACTTTTTGGGCATTGGTGAGGCTGCTTTCTATGGGCCGAAACTGGACTTTATCTTTGAGGATGCCCTTGGGCGCGAGTGGCAGTTGGGAACGGTTCAGGTGGACTACAATTTGCCGGAGCGCTTTGATTTGGAATACGTTGCTGAGGACAATACCCGCCGCCGACCAGTGATGATTCACCGTGCTCCCTTTGGCTCGCTGGAGCGGCTCATTGGCATTCTCATTGAGGAGTATGCGGGAGATTTCCCTTTTTGGCTAGCACCAGAGCAAGTGCGCCTGTTGCCTGTGGGGGATGAGCAACGTCCCTATGCCGAACGTGTGGCGGCTCAACTGCGAGAGCAGGGTGTGCGTGTCAGTGTGGATCGCAGTGGCGATCGCCTCGGCAAACAGATTCGCAACGCCGAAACTCAGAAAATTCCTGTCATGGGCATTATCGGTGCCAAGGAAGTCGAAAGCGAGACCGTGAGTATCCGCACCCGTGCAGACGGAGATGTCGGCGCCTTCCCCGTTAGGGAACTGATTGAAAAACTTACCTCTGCTATGACTGCGATGAATGCCAATATTCAGTGGCAATAG
- a CDS encoding response regulator, with protein MTSRKVLVIDDSKVIRMRVRDMLPEGDYEILEAKDGREGLQLIEQSEPTLIMLDFLLPKVSGWEVYQELEKKDLLGAIPLVIMSGRKEEVTEKLQEPFEWFEFIEKPFEKEQLEAAIQEAFRKARKPRPVKAAAPAEVAAPVAVDLSPVYDKLAALEGAIQALQAQSVKANDFAQLQATVAQLQQQPAATGSGGDDHRLAALEAANQQLHHEVEQLKRAIHQIVTALRRLQGGH; from the coding sequence GTGACTAGCCGCAAAGTCCTTGTCATTGATGACAGTAAAGTAATCCGGATGCGCGTCCGCGACATGTTGCCAGAGGGCGACTACGAAATTCTTGAGGCTAAGGATGGCCGTGAAGGTCTGCAACTCATTGAGCAGTCTGAGCCGACGTTGATCATGCTGGATTTTCTGCTGCCGAAGGTGAGCGGCTGGGAAGTCTATCAAGAATTGGAGAAAAAGGATCTCCTTGGCGCCATCCCCCTCGTGATTATGTCGGGGCGCAAAGAAGAAGTCACTGAAAAACTCCAAGAACCCTTTGAGTGGTTTGAGTTCATTGAAAAACCCTTTGAAAAAGAACAACTCGAAGCAGCAATTCAAGAGGCCTTTCGCAAAGCCCGCAAGCCCAGACCCGTCAAAGCAGCAGCACCTGCGGAAGTGGCGGCTCCCGTTGCTGTAGATCTCAGCCCCGTCTATGACAAACTGGCCGCCCTTGAAGGCGCCATTCAAGCCTTGCAGGCACAATCTGTCAAGGCAAATGACTTTGCCCAACTCCAAGCAACAGTTGCTCAACTGCAACAGCAACCGGCGGCAACCGGCAGTGGTGGGGATGACCATCGTCTTGCCGCTTTGGAAGCAGCAAACCAGCAGTTACACCACGAGGTCGAGCAACTGAAGCGAGCCATCCACCAAATTGTGACGGCATTGCGGCGATTGCAGGGGGGACACTAA
- the recR gene encoding recombination mediator RecR, with the protein MSSVYTRPLARLIEQLQRLPGIGPKTAQRLALHLIKRPEADIQALAQALLEAKQQVGLCSVCFHLSAEPVCDICASPQRDKHTLCVVADSRDVIAIEKTREYHGKYHVLGGLISPLEGITPEHLHIQPLIQRVSQGQIKEVILAINPSIEGETTTLYVGQLLRPFVKVTRIAFGLPVGGDLDYADEMTLARALAGRREIEWQ; encoded by the coding sequence ATGAGTAGTGTCTATACCCGTCCCTTAGCTCGCCTCATTGAGCAGTTGCAACGCTTGCCGGGCATTGGTCCTAAGACCGCTCAGCGGCTTGCCCTCCACCTGATCAAACGTCCCGAAGCAGATATTCAAGCCTTGGCTCAAGCCCTCCTAGAAGCTAAACAGCAGGTGGGACTCTGTTCAGTGTGCTTCCACCTCTCTGCCGAACCGGTGTGTGACATCTGTGCCTCCCCCCAGCGAGACAAGCACACCCTATGCGTGGTGGCTGATTCCCGCGATGTCATTGCCATTGAGAAAACCCGCGAGTACCACGGTAAGTACCATGTCTTGGGGGGACTCATTTCTCCTTTGGAGGGCATCACCCCGGAACACCTGCACATTCAACCGCTGATTCAGCGAGTCAGTCAAGGACAGATCAAGGAAGTGATTTTGGCCATCAACCCCAGTATCGAAGGGGAAACGACCACCCTCTATGTGGGGCAGCTTCTCCGGCCTTTTGTGAAGGTCACTCGCATTGCCTTTGGCCTACCGGTGGGGGGTGATCTTGACTATGCCGATGAAATGACCCTTGCCCGTGCCCTTGCCGGTCGCCGCGAGATTGAATGGCAGTAA